In Hydractinia symbiolongicarpus strain clone_291-10 chromosome 15, HSymV2.1, whole genome shotgun sequence, one DNA window encodes the following:
- the LOC130629253 gene encoding calcium/calmodulin-dependent protein kinase type II subunit delta-like → MGLKEKEKMQFDDHYDVSIFLNKGHFGDVYRCFEKSTGNEFAVKIITFRTNADGNRIHSSREGAIWRRLKHRNIVELIRIFRTPTEHYLVMEHVKDGNLFDQVVNFTTYTERDACHFMRQLLETLVYLREKRVIHRDIRTDNLLIKQNRCGEILKLSDFGLAMRLEKGKKFVKVEANGAPLHLAPETILEKPVNYAVDAWSAGVILFTLLGGYPPFWNEKLETLYADIITRDVRMSSPYWDNVSHHAKELILGLLDKNPITRITAETALNHPWIDIHTEIPKMHRRKTVEKLKEFNARRKLRGAIFTVQTIYRMQSPKRSSYDGTKNRKVSVGTRLFKITEQERRSSVAVTIDKDMPSRRKVSEVNVLLQRKNDFPGLRGIHI, encoded by the coding sequence ATGGGTTTGAAAGAAAAGGAGAAGATGCAGTTCGATGACCACTATGATGTTTCTATATTCCTCAATAAGGGTCACTTTGGTGACGTCTATCGATGCTTTGAAAAATCAACTGGAAACGAGTTTGCTGTGAAAATTATCACATTCCGAACCAACGCAGACGGGAACCGGATACATTCCTCCCGTGAAGGTGCAATATGGAGACGGTTAAAGCATCGAAATATAGTTGAATTAATCCGAATTTTTCGGACTCCGACGGAACATTACTTAGTAATGGAGCATGTGAAGGACGGAAATTTGTTTGATCAAGTTGTCAACTTCACAACATACACAGAACGCGATGCTTGTCACTTTATGAGACAACTACTAGAAACTCTAGTATACCTTCGAGAGAAACGGGTTATACATCGGGATATAAGAACTGATAATTTACTAATTAAACAAAACCGTTGCGGGGAAATATTGAAATTATCGGATTTCGGGTTAGCTATGCGTTTAGAGAAAGGCAAAAAATTTGTGAAAGTTGAAGCTAATGGTGCCCCGCTACATTTAGCACCAGAAACAATTTTAGAGAAACCGGTAAACTATGCGGTTGATGCTTGGTCAGCCGGAGTAATCCTGTTCACTTTGTTAGGTGGTTATCCGCCATTTTGGAATGAAAAACTTGAAACTCTGTATGCTGACATCATAACAAGAGATGTACGAATGTCTTCGCCGTATTGGGATAACGTATCCCATCATGCAAAGGAGCTTATTCTGGGATTACTGGACAAAAACCCGATAACCCGAATCACCGCCGAAACCGCTTTAAATCATCCCTGGATCGACATTCATACAGAAATTCCAAAAATGCACCGGAGGAAAACAGTCGAGAAGTTAAAAGAATTTAACGCGCGCAGAAAACTTCGTGGAGCTATTTTTACCGTACAGACAATATACCGAATGCAATCTCCAAAACGATCCAGTTATGATGGAACAAAAAATCGAAAAGTAAGCGTTGGAACTCGTTTATTCAAAATAACTGAACAAGAGAGACGTTCTTCTGTAGCCGTGACCATAGATAAAGACATGCCGAGCAGGAGAAAAGTATCAGAAGTGAACGTTCTGCTGCAAAGAAAAAACGATTTTCCTGGATTGAGAGggattcacatttaa